AAAAAGGTGCTGTGCAAGTATGTACAATGTAATGCAAAAGTTTCTACAGTACCGCCCCTTGCGCAGTACGCTTTATGTACGCCACTGTACGCGTACAGTCAGCAAAGTTTAGTACGCCACTGCATTAATGTGTCCTGCTTACTGCTCATTAGAAAATAGTTGTACAGCATATACATTGTGTACTGCGCCGACGAAAGTATGCAATGCAATTATACTGCACAGCTTTTACATGCTTGCGattgcactgctaatgcaactacataAATATCCAGTGAACATTTGCTGTAACTGCAATGAATTTTAAAGCTgggcatcagtgagtacttgTCAATatgcagttatgattttttgtaatgGCCACAAACCCTGTGCGGAACCACAATATTTCTAATGTAAGCAAATGACACCAGCAGTAAAGCATTGGTAGGATTTCTTATAACTGCCGTAAATCCCGGCGTACAAGTCGACTAGGCGTATAAGTAGAAGTCtaaagtttggtttaaaaagCCTGTTTTTGACATGTCCCTGCTGTATAAGTTGACCCCTTCCGTGACTCAAATCGTTCGATAGCTAATAATTCAGTCGGCCTTGGAGACAGACAATGCATAGCTGAGAAAATGAGATTTAAAATGTCATCAGCAAAAACGATTGGTTTTTGTACCATTGgcaataaaaacaacaattaacaaaagaCAACAGTTCTCAAGAAGACCTCAAGGCACGAAAAACAATACTTCACCATCGTATTGGCTTGCCTCACCAATAGAACGGAACTGCCACTTTGGATGATATCTGTGTTTTTAACAGAAAAGTCATGCTGTAAAACAGATTTCTATCAGGAATCGTGATTCATGTACAAGCAAAAGGTTGGATGATAATTTATCTGTCAAATTAATTACCGAAGTGTGGGCTTGTGGGCAGATACtaagaaaaaaacattaatttttaaaaaagcgcgTTTTTCCAAAAGATACACTTTGCGATGACAATTTGAATGGTGAAGAATGGGACTTTGTGTTTGATCCATCCCACATTGAGTAAGATTATTAGTatgttactattttataaataaatccctataagtcatgtaattttgatttgtgatGGTTTTCAAAGTTAAATTTTACTAGAATCTGTGTCATGAAAAATGTGACCGCCGTATAAGTTGAGTACGGATTCTTCAGCATAAAACTTGGTGTCAAATTTTCGCCTTATACGCCAGAATttatggtaacatatttaattacTCATTTAGAGGGCGCACAATCCAAGAAAATATGATATGAGCATTTGTGGCCTGTTTACCGAATAGTCCTTAAAAATTTGGCACTGAAAAGCATTCACACATTTTGTTGCAACACTGTCAAATTTCTCATTATCAGTAAATCTTGGTGTTCATGCTCTACGTTCCAGTGTACCACCATCACAGAGCTGTGGGCCATTTAGAGTTCATCTAGATAAGGAATACAACATGTTTGACGCTCTGACATCGGTTCTACCAAAAAATGTAAAGGATGTCTTGGATGTGCTGGAGAATCGATTGCTGCAAGTAGCCATAATTCTGCTGCTGTTGTAAGTTGACATAATTCTACTGCTGCAAGTAGACATTATTTTACTGCCGTAAGTAGATATTCTACTGCTGTAAGTAGACATCATTCTACTGCTCGAAGTAGACATCATTCTACTGCTCTAAGTAGACATCATTCTACTGCTCTAAGTAGACATCATTCTACTGCTCTAAGTAGACATTCTACTGCTCTAAGTAGACATCATTCTATTGCTGTAAGTAGACATCATTCTACTGCTCTAAGTAGACATCATTCCACTGTTGTAAGTAGACATCATTTTACTGCTCTAAGTAGACATTCTATTGCTCTAAGTAGACATCATTCTATTGCTGTAAGTAGACATCATTCTACTGCTCTAAGTAGACATCATTCCACTGCTGTAAGTAGACATCTTTTTACTGCTGTAAGTAGACATTCTACTGCTCTAAGTAGACATCATTCTACTGCTCTAAGTAGACATTCTACTGCTCTAAGTAGACATCATTCTATTGCTGTAAGTAGACATCATTCTACTGCTCTAAGTAGACATCATTCTACTGCTGTAAGTAGACATCATTTTACTGCTCTAAGTAGACATTCTATTGCTCTAAGTAGACATCATTCTATTGCTCTAAGTAGACATCATTCTACTGCTGTAAGTAGACATTCTCCTGCTCTAAGTAGACATCATTCTATTGCTGTAAGTAGACATCATTCTACTGCTGTAAGTAGATATCATTCTACTGCTCTAAGTAGACATCATTCTACTGCTCTATGTAGACATCATTCTATTGCTCTAAGTAGACATCATTCTACTGCTCTAATAGACAACATTCTACTGCTGTAAGTAGACATCATTCTACTGCTCAAAGTAGACATCATTCTACTGCTCTAAGTTGACATTCTACTGCTCTAAGTAGACATCATTCTATTGCTGTAAGTAGACATCATTCTACTGCTCTAAGTAGACATCATTCTACTGCTGTAAGTAGATATTCTACTGCTCTAAGTAGACATCATTCTACTGCTCTAAGTTGACAATATTCTTCTGCTGtaagtaaacataattttactgCTGTAAGTAGATATCATTCTGCTGCTGTAAGTAGCCACCATTCTATTTCTTCTTTCCCTCTCTTCACTGGTCGGTTAGAAGGCTTTGTGATACTAGACTAGGTCATGCCACCAGTTTTTTCTAACCCATATTTTAAGTTTTGAATATGAGAGGATATGAATTCCACCATTGTTGTAGGGTGATGTGGTACCTAAATGCCACGGTGTCTAATGGACTTACTGGAGAAATAAAGTTGCATGTGGGCCAGCTGAGAAAGGTAGGGGAGTTCCGGAGAGTTCCTTTAATTTAAAGCAAATAGAACTTAGTTTAGTTTTAACTTTAAGTTAGCAAGCTCTTTTATAACTCATAGCTTGGGTTATTTAATGCAACACGAGTGGTACTGCGCATCTAAATACGAACATGAAGTATTTTGATATTTGCCTATAGAAGTGCAGCCTTGCCTAAAGTTATTAGTTTCTTGGAGCTAAACAACATAAAATTAGATAACCACTGCTAAACACTGTCACACagctatgtacatgtaggtcacacagctatgtacatgtaggtcacACAGCTATGTACGTGTAGGTCTAATGCTTACGCTCGGCTAGTTGTGTTCCATGAGAGGTATTCAATAGAATAGTGTCTCAAGCGATTATACATGACATGCCATATTTTGCTTAAATATCATAGGTTTTCATTGAAAAGCCCATCGCAATGCATATATAGAAATTTCTTTGCAATCCAATAAAATGATGTAGATATTAGTTTGATTTGCTATAGCTTTGTATTTCCAGGATAAAACGCTAATATTACAACGACAATCATTACCACTGAATATGTGATCTCTATTGTTTTACTGCGTCTTTACGACTAAAATATTCTATATTTGTCTTATATTTATGTCAGTCTTAACTCTAATATTAACACAATATGCAATACTAAATAAATCATCAATCAATTATATCTGTAATTTGATTGATAATCTAATACATGTACTGGTACAAGATATCCAACAAAGATCTATAATGAGCATCAACTATTTAGAGTCGACTAAATGTTCTAGCTCATAAGGTTGTTGATAGGCAAGAGAGGTTTGCAAGCGGGCTCATGCGGTAAATACTTATAATTGTGTGTCATAACTAAAGAGTCATCTCCTCATGCACATTTCCTAGTATAACTATTTTTGGTCAACAAGTAGCATTGatgttatttaataataagagtgataatcatttatttgaaataacgCTGTTGCATTTACACATCAAGAGAACCATTAGACAGTGAGTGAAGCAAATGAGGCTAACTCTGATGCAATCAATAATCGGAAAGACAACTCCATACACAATTGCATATATTGAGACAGACTTAATGGTAGTAATGCTTGAATGAAATCAAGTTTTACTTAGCCTTGTTGCTGCAAGAGGAGGCccttttataataaaaagtgtGAGAGAAGAGTCATTTTAGACACGAGCTTCAAAAGCATGCCTTGCACTTTATGACAATAGTAAAGCGAATGCTGAACATGCATCGCACCCGGTCTCGTTTATGTTATAATTGCCTTTCATTATAACATGGATGAGACATTATTAAAACGGTCTTTCATATTGCCTCTTGCTAAACCAATCAGAAGAGGCCTAGAAGATACGCACCAACTTTTTGTGCTTCCATCATGTATATACCAAATGACTATATATATTTCAGAGTGTAATGGACAAAACATTCCTTTTAAAAAAGGTTAATGCAGCGATACAGCAGACAAATGCAGAGGTTTCAAACATTCGCCTAAATGGGTCAAAGATGCCTGCTATACATAGAGGTAAGAATATGTGGCTGTAGAGTTAAGGGGATACCTGGGAGATGTGAAGAACAACTAATTTGGTTCAATTATGCATGTAATGCGCAATATTGAAATACGATATTAATATTCAAATCAGTGTATTAAATTGTGGATGAAAAGATAATATACTAATCACATGCCATCAGCACACCAAGCATGTATATAACCATTTAACCAACGATGTCTATTGGTAGAATTATCTACAGAAAGAGTTCATGGTGCAGATATGGATCAAACCTCTAGTGCCTCTAACAGTACAGAGTTACAAGGAGCGTATGGAGGAGGGAGAGCAAGCGTCCATCGAGACTCGGTGAGAGAAGCCCTGAAGCAATCTGCTCACGGTTTGGTGAAAGCAGAATTGACAGATGGCGCGTATGCAAACATAAGTGACCGACCAGTGAAACATCCCGTTGGCAAACAGTTAAGCGTTGAAGATGAATATCCATTCTCAACGAGGCACAGGGACACGAAGAGTCATAGACGAGTAAGCAGGCAATTTTCTGATGAATACCTTGATTCTTCGTCAAGCGAAGACTCAGATGATCATTACAAATATATTCCACCTTCCCAGCATGCACCTGCTGCAACTCAAAATTACATGAACATGTTTATATCACAGCCAGAGAATCCCCAGGCAGCGCAGCCTCATTTCTTTGGTAGAGATGCTAACTTCTTGGCATTTCGGCAACTATCCAGAGATGATGAACATGAGAGAAAAGAACAGAAAAGGAAGGAGGCATTAAACAGAGCAATTGCCCGACAAAAGGCGGCAGTAGAAACTAGAGAAGAATCAGATTCGGATGACTATAGCTATGAAGGACCATCACAGGATCGCAGAAAATCAATGAGATCGAAAAAACGTAAATTAATGCTTGACCGTAATGCCCGTCAGCCATTACACATGCACAGCAAAATGGCAAACGATGAAGAAAGAAATGAGAGACAACACATAATGAGAGAGGGCGAATTTACCAGCAAGCTTCATCTAAGGCGAGCATCAGCCACAAACATGAGTGCTGACAAGGATTACCGCCGTGTTGGCAATGGTGCTCCAATAGTTCCAAAACAAGAACAACGTGAAAGCATGAATTCTAAAGACTATATCGACTTCAGCAAAGAGATGAATGTTCAACACTCGGCAAAAGTATCCAATGATCAACGAGTAGTGAAGCCTGGAAGAAGGCGAGGTCCATACGAATATGATAATGATTCTTTTATGCCTGAGCCCGATTACAATGCATAAAGATACCATTCTTAGTGGAAACTACTCAACAAAACTTAAGCACAACAGAACTTCAACAGCTCggcaaactattttaattgccAGAATGcactaaaacaaacaataaaaacaaaagcatttatattcatgtttttattatatcaatGAGACCAACTTGAATTTATTTGCCTGCGGATGAGGtattacatgcaaaaatatGCGTTCAATAACCTCTCCCTTGAGCACTCCAGGATATATAGGACTGTCTGCATAAGGATTGAGTGTTTCCCTAGTGATCATCACCTTGCCATCGACTACAGACGTTAGTGTGCACCGATCTCCCAGAGTTACCTAAATCACACAAAATCCATTATTTCACAATCATTAAATCATGTTTAacaatatatgtatttaatcttgttgataataaattttcagGCAACGTAGGCTGTATTTATGCTGAGATCAACCACTCCAACTCAAATATGAATCCCTAGAGCCAGGGCAATAGAATATCACTGCACAgggtagataactccaaaactCAGTATTAGTGCCAGAAAATGACTATAAAGAAGACATAGCAAAAGTTATTAAAGTAATTATAAAAtcaaatgtatgtaattcaCTGTTCAAGTAGTTTTGATACTCATTTCATATACACACACCCTAAAATTAATAACttaagaaaataattaaaacgGCATGCAATATGCAAAGCATTTGTTTTGTAATCATTTAACAATACTTTTTAATAAGACTCCCTCATTAGACTCATATTTTCTtggtttaaataataaaaaagtttatacttttacaaaataattcatATAAAATCTCAAGAATGAATATTATGAAGGCTCAAATGCTTTGCCCAAAtggaattattttttaatttggtttttCTGTTATGGCATTAAATATAAGGTAAGATGGTGCTTTTGGACTTGTACACGTTCACTTGATATAAAACTATACAAACGATTACATTTTCTCCAGGGTAGTATCGCAGCTGCAATTGGGTGCATAGAGTTACTCCCCTTTGTACATTCTGACCATCAGCCACAAGAATTCCTCTTTTGATCTTGCGACTGTGTCCACGATGTTTTGTAGCACCACCCGCTGCTTTTGATGATAAGCGCACCTGGTGTGTTAACACTACAACAAGACATTTCACTTTAATTTTATGTGTGATTGGCAAACAATCATACATTCACATCAAGTATTGAAAGTCTATTGCAAGGTATGACTCATCATTGTAAGTTTATTGCAAGGTATGACTCATCATTGTAAGTCTATTGCAAGGTATAACTAACTCATCATTGTAAGTCTATTGCAAGGTAGGACTCATCATTGTAAGTCTATTGCAAGGTATGACTCATCATTGTTAGTCTATTGCAAGGTATAACTCATCATTGTAAGTCTATTGCAAGGTATGACTCATCATTGTGAGATAAAAACTTAAACATTTGAATTTTGCGCATACCTATTACACCCGTTTGACTGGCTTTTGTAACCACCGGTCATGAAAAGctagaaaaaatataattacGTGAAATCAGGGTTAGCCcaaaaaattcaaatgattgatttaaaatcatgatttttcaTGTTGATTTGTTTTGATTTTGTTTGGCAAAAATCAATTTGTCTTTACAAACAATCTTATTTTGATGTGAGTGTAACTAATCTGTAAACACTCCTCTGTCATGAGTTAGCAAGTGTGATGGAGATAATTGACTGCTTGTGTAGTGCAATGCTACCGAAAGACCTTTGAAGTTAGGACCTATGAGTTCATCTAGCAAACCTCAAACCAGGATTAACTGTGAGATAGCAACAGTAGCTGATGGAGTTTTCTCTCACTATTCTGTTTAGTAAATGACATTATGACATCAAACGCTTTACTGCAATCAGCTCAAGTGCAGCCATTATTCACTTTTGGTTTTGTTCATTCAAAAATAGGTATCCGGCATAGGAAACCGACGTAAGTACTGAAAAAGCTAGTAAACTGGTATTTATATTTCACGTGATCAACAGCATCGATTACACCAAAAAAGAATATGGTTAAATATTTCAGTGATTTTTTATGTCTTCAGCTCTCATTCGTACTTTCTGTGAAACTGCTAATAACTCTACTCCCAGAACTTACACATAGTTTGAACATTATAATTTCACATGACTGTTGAATGtaagaaatataaaaaattgtcaaaTTGAAGCAGCCAAGTCACCAACACTAAAAAGTGGTTTCATCAGCATTCCGATGTGCAATGCAATACACATGCaatttactaaaacaaaaagGAGTGAAAAAACCCAATTCatcaaaaaatcataaaaatggattgaaattaaaaatccaatttttaaaacattcatgATTTTTTTCTAGCCCTGCGCGAAACTTTGTAATATCATACAGCTATAGAATATACATGCAAGAGAAAAGTGATACACGTCTTACCACCCTAACAAAGCTCCACTAAATATTCACTCTCCTCTTACTCCACTACGATGCATGTAATTGTTTGACTAAATTGACCAAAGTAGCTACTAGCAAAAACACGAAATTACTTTTAGAATGAATTTTTGTGATGATGGCATTAAACAAAAGATACACTAGACACAGATGCTAGTTTGATATGCTTAACCAAAATTTGGTAAAACCATAATAACTATCAAGCaggtaaatataaaataaattaatattagaGATCAATTTTGTCAACTAATCGACCTTATAAAAATTCTAGGCAGCAGTGCACTTAGAAGATTTACCTACACTAGCTACTCTCTAACTTTGGAAGTACTATGCAGTTACCTATAACAGACCAGACCAAAGCGC
The genomic region above belongs to Watersipora subatra chromosome 1, tzWatSuba1.1, whole genome shotgun sequence and contains:
- the LOC137408044 gene encoding large ribosomal subunit protein bL27-like, producing the protein MATSCFMLAFRNKITNIPLFSKTPAVLTHQVRLSSKAAGGATKHRGHSRKIKRGILVADGQNVQRGVTLCTQLQLRYYPGENVTLGDRCTLTSVVDGKVMITRETLNPYADSPIYPGVLKGEVIERIFLHVIPHPQANKFKLVSLI